AGGTGGTGGGCGCccgtgggtgtgtgtgtgcaggtgtgtgtgcacGCATCGGCATGTGTTTTTCTGTGGGCCCTTCATGCAGACCTGAGTTTGCAGTAGGAGGTATTTGAGTTTGAGGGTGAATATGCATGTGTCAGATATGGTCTGcagagttgtgtgtgtgtttgtacacaTTTGTGTTACTGGACCTGGCCACTCTGGACTCAATGAGCCCAGGTAAGTGTGCACACGTGTGTACTTATGAAGATCTCTATGCGCCTGATGGCACATGCCTGAGGAAAGCAGCTGGGAACAGTACATTCATATGCTGTGTGTTTATACCAGTGCTCTGGTTCCTTCTTTACAAGGTAATTGTGAGGGGTCAGTGAGCAAATGTATGTCACAGAGTAAAAGCTGGGTTGATGTGAGCTTTTGTTCTTATTATCACAAGCACAGCTCCCGTTCCCCAGGTGGAGGAAGGGACCAGATACCCTAAGGGTCAGGCCAGGGACTTCAGATGACCAGGGGTCTCCCTGAGTGTGTGTTGGATGTTTGGAGGACCACTACCCAGTGTCTCCCTGAGCGTTTAGCTGTGTTGTGTTCCCTTCCATGCACTATTTCTCTGGGTCTCCTAACAGCTCTGGGAAGTGAGTTTTAGTGAGGCGTGTAAGGAAATGGAGGCGGAAAAGGGAGGTAGCAGAGCTGAGATTGGAGCATCCTGCTGCCCAACCCCAAAGTAGGAGTTCGCCTTTGAAACAATGCCAGAGAGACCAACCCCCACGGGTGCCTTCAGCCTGGAGAGCCCAGCTGGCCTGAGCCCTTGCTCCCCCCTCCACCTGCAGGCCCCTCACAGTGGCACAAGCTGTATCCTATTGCCCAGGGCAACCGCCAGTCACCCATCAATATCGTATCCAGCCAGGCGGTGTACTCGCCCAGTCTGCAGCCACTAGAACTTTCCTATGAGGCCTGCACATCCCTCAGTATTGCCAACAATGGCCACTCTGTCCAGGTGGACTTCAATGACAGCGATGACCGCACAGGTGAGTGGCCCCTCCCAGAGCCtgtcaccccacccacccccctgcTGCCTGGTCCTAACCCTGGACAGGCTCAGGAGGGGCAGCATGCTGTGGTCAAAGGGGGTTCCACCTCTCATTGGCTGTGAAGCCTTGaactgagcctcagtctccttatccataaaatgggagcaaaaaagaCCTACTCTCTAGGATCATGcagaggaagaatttaaaaaaatgatatgatGTTTGTAGTACTGGCATACAGCAGATGCTGAAGAACTGCTAAGtgctttccttcccttccagTTCTGCCTTAGGTTGGGTTTGTTTTCACTCCCTGCCCCATCATTGACCTGCTGTGTGGCCTAAGGCCAAACCCTCTTCTCTGTGTGATCTGGCCAAGCCcagcaggaaaagaaagaagctaAAATATTCTGTGCGCCAGGCCCCTTGCTAAGGTCTCGGgcagctcatttaatcctctcaaggACCCACCTCTCAGATGAGCAAGTGGAGGCTCATTGAACTGGGGAGTGTCAGAACCAGCCTGGTCTAGCTCCAAAGGTCTCTCTTCCCAACCTGCCCACCACCTCAAGGTCCCAACCAGCTTGGGCCAGAGACAGACCAGCAGACACTCACAGCATCTTCTTCAGAGGCTTCTTTGCCCTTTGCCCTTCCCAGGTTCTATCATGATAAATTCCTCGGCAGAGCCTCAGGAATGCTCCTTGGTGAAGTGATTTTGTCCTATGACCagatggggggtgagggtgggatggggggtggggttggggcaaGCAGGAAAACTGCTAGAGTTCTTTGTATAAGGAAGTCACTGGTACTGTAACTCTCACCTCCTCCCCTCCACACACTGAAAGCACTGAAGGGACCTTAAGTTTCAAATAGCAAACCAAAAGACTAAGAAGAGGAGGGGAAGCAAGACCTTTCATGATGAGGAAGATCTCTGTTACTTAGCCCTGAGTTCCCTGGTtgactaagaaaaaaaggaaagaagatcaGGTCTAGTTCTTGCCTGTAGAATGAAGTCCAGCAGATCCTTAGGAGAGAAACACAACATTTCCTGGTATTGAATTCTAAGAGACACCTCTCACCAGAGCATTAAGGAGGGGACATGGGGCTCTATACGACGCTAGATGACCATTTACAAGGTTTGCATATGGCTGTTCCTTCTCATGATGTTCAGTGGGCACCGAGGGCTCAACTCAGATAAAGAATGCAACTACAGCAGGGGCAAGGCCAAGTGTGCCTGCCTCTGGACCATTGATTGCACAGCCTGGAACAAGCTAGAAGGTCCAGGCCTGAGGGGGCAGGGAGCCAGTGGAAAGAGGGTGGACAGCTGAGGCTCTGCCACTCACCAGCTGCATGACCTCAGGCAGAATACTTGCCTGATTGGACCCTGCCTGTGGCCGCCACCGACAGACTCCTTGTGTTGACTGTCCAGTGTTGCCTTGCACAGGCCCTGCTTCTCACATAAGTCAGGGCAGCAGGGAGGGACTTCTAGACTGTCCTGTCCTCTACCTCATGGGGCCTGCAGGGGGCAAGGCCCTGCCCCGGTCACCCATCATGGGAGGGCCAATGGAACTCTGAGCCCAGGGCTGTCACCCGATCCAGGGGCTCACTTTCAGGCTTGGCTGGGGCTCCCGCCCCTGCTAGATCCCTTTCAGCTAGAAATTCAGTCAGTCCCAGGAGGCCCTGTGTATGGCCCCAGCTCACCAGGCATCAGGGTAGGAAAAGCAAACTATCATAAGTGGGGTCCTCCAAAGAGGCCATTGGTGGGGGACACACTGGAGGGACCTGGGCCTGGCCAGAAGGGTGGGGACACTGCGGAGCTGACTACAGCTGTGTTCCCTGGAGCAACAAAAAGTCTCAGTAGGTCCTGGGTAATTAGGAGCTTGGGCTCTGGACTCAGGATTACCAGCTCATACCCtagccttgctgtgtgaccttgaacaaatgcctagccctctctgtgcctcagtttcctcctttaaaAATTAGGGATAATAATAGGTTCACTCCCTTGTAGGCTGCTACGAGAATCCTCTGCCATGGCCCTGGGTCAGGGCTCCAGACATGAGAGGCTTATTTGGGGGGAAACAAGCATAGCTTCCATGGGAAATTGGGCAGGAATGGGGAGAACACCCAGATAGAAGGTTGTGCTCTGTCAGTCTCCCAGTCCCCTCTGCCACCTATAGGCTGCCAGGATTCCTGCCTTGGCCCAGCTAAGGGCTGATGGGGCTGGGTGGGACTGACCCAAGCCCAGTCAGTTCCACATTTTctgaatgaaaaatgaatgtaccccccacccacccactgggCTGCTGCCGTAGTCCTGGCACTGCCTCCCACTGGGCCATGTGGATGCTCTCATACCGCTTCCCGCCCCACCCCACTGCTACCTACAGTGGTGACTGGGGGCCCCCTGGACGGACCCTACCGGCTCAAGCAGTTCCACTTCCACTGGGGCAAGAAGCACGGTGTGGGCTCAGAGCACACGGTGGATGGCAAGTCATTCCCCAGTGAGGTAAGGGCTCTCCTCCTCCGGAGTCCCTCTGCTCCTGGGGAAGGAGTTGGGGACTGGAGAGTCAGGGGCATGAAGGGTACCTGGTGcagggctgtggggtggggggtggagggtgagcAGGAGCACCCAGGGGCCTTGAAGACAGAtgctcccccaccccaagcctaGGGTCTTTCTCCTGGACTCTGCCCACTGTCCTCCTGGTCCGTGTGTCCAGGAGTTTTCTGAAGGATGAATCCAGTCCCATCACACCTTCGAGGGCTCTCCACCTTTAACTGCTTCTGagcctggcattcaaggccctgTGTGGACTGGCCTTGCCCAGCCTCATCATCCCCCTGGCCTCCCCGCACCGACCTGCATGTGACCTGCACGTGTGTCCTGCCCATACCTGGCTCATTATACCTCCGGGCTTTGGCTTATGCTTTCCTTTCTGCATGGAATGCCTTCCTCCAGGGTTCCATCTGATATGATAACTCCTGCTTATTCTTTGGATTCTGGTGCACCTCAGGGAGGTGGCACACTGGATGGCCATTATCTGTTTCACAGCTAGGTTACCAGTGGGCAGGGCCTGAGCCAGATTCTGCTTTGGGTCCCTTGGGGCTCAGGAAAGAGTTGGGCTCAGAGCAGGGTGGGTGCTCCTTGTGGCCCCGAGGCTCCCCAGGGTCCCCCAGCACCTGAGACCTGGGAGGCATCACAGCTTCCCCCTCCTGCCAAGGGACTGGAAGTCTAGTGGGAGTGAGGGATGCCTGGCTCCGAGCTCCTGCTGTCTCCACGGAGGCATGGAGCACTGGCCTGGCCTATCGTCGCCTTATAGCTGCACCTGGTTCATTGGAACGCCAAGAAGTACAGCACCTTCGGGGAGGCAGCCTTGGCACCTGATGGCCTGGCCGTCGTCGGTGTCTTCTTGGAGGTGAGTGGTGACTACTTGGAGCCAGGAGGAGCATGGGAGGCCTGGCACTGCCCCCAATTATGGAACGCAGTGAGAGCTGGGCTCAAACTGTCCTCTCCTTGGCAGACGGGAGACGAGCACCCCAGCATGAACCGCCTGACGGATGCCCTCTACATGGTCCGGTTTAAGGTGAGACTAGGGGCCCAGGCCCACCATGCCCAATCCCCAGAGTTACCTGGTGtggagggaggaagaggctaaGATCACAGAGAGGGCCCATCCACTTCGTTCTGGCGGCAAGTCTCCGCTGCGATGAAGGGTACAAGTGAGCCCCTGCAGGGACTCTTCTTCACTGGGGTCAGTGGCCCCATCAGTGCCCAGCCTGAACTTGGCAGGGTGCAGGTTTTATTGTCGCTGTCAGTGCCCAGAGACCAGGGAGCAGGTGGGTGAGGACAAGAGAGAGAACTAGAGGGCCGAAGAGCTGGAGGAGTTGAAATTTTTACACGCAAGCAAAGGGGTGGCGAGGACCCGGCCAGTGCTGGGAAATGGCTTGGGGATCACAAACATTTGCCCATGGTTTGCATCAGTGAGCCCAGGAAAGGCCTAAATCCTGCCCATGGAAATGCATGGGGAGGCTGGTCCCTGCAGGAGGTCTGGGCTGATTCCGGAATccttcctgccctgccccaggGCACCAAGGCCCAGTTCAGCTGCTTCAACCCCAAGTGCCTCCTGCCCACCAGCCAGCACTACTGGACCTACCCGGGCTCCCTGACAACACCCCCACTGAGCGAGAGTGTCACCTGGATTGTGCTCCAGGAGCCTATCAGCGTCTCTGAGAGGCAGGTGAGTCGTCCCAGAGCACCAGGTGGGAGGTGCAGGCCCACTCCGGGCAGTGTGACTCTCCGCACCACCATGCCCCTGCCTGTCGTTCCACCATCAAGGCTCCCAACTTTTGCTAATAAATGTTCAGATTATTGGTTGGGGCTGCAGCTTGATTGTGAGTCATTAGTACGTGGACACAGGTTGGGAGGGAAATCCCTGGATCCTGGGACCACCCCCATTGTGTTTGAATCTGACTGCTACATCTACCGGTAAGTCTTAGCTAGAAAGATTTGGAGCTGGAACTGGGTG
This is a stretch of genomic DNA from Choloepus didactylus isolate mChoDid1 chromosome 22, mChoDid1.pri, whole genome shotgun sequence. It encodes these proteins:
- the CA7 gene encoding carbonic anhydrase 7 isoform X1 — encoded protein: MTGHHGWGYGQDDGPSQWHKLYPIAQGNRQSPINIVSSQAVYSPSLQPLELSYEACTSLSIANNGHSVQVDFNDSDDRTVVTGGPLDGPYRLKQFHFHWGKKHGVGSEHTVDGKSFPSELHLVHWNAKKYSTFGEAALAPDGLAVVGVFLETGDEHPSMNRLTDALYMVRFKGTKAQFSCFNPKCLLPTSQHYWTYPGSLTTPPLSESVTWIVLQEPISVSERQALQGTESRTLLLLLRVRRHSLGVQPFQPEEDVAGVTKLLRDTWGIRVERTSGLTPLQPRPEKGTGSGQVPRITVSVHRHAQTSKETLLGFFKRAGE
- the CA7 gene encoding carbonic anhydrase 7 isoform X4; the protein is MTGHHGWGYGQDDGPSQWHKLYPIAQGNRQSPINIVSSQAVYSPSLQPLELSYEACTSLSIANNGHSVQVDFNDSDDRTVVTGGPLDGPYRLKQFHFHWGKKHGVGSEHTVDGKSFPSELHLVHWNAKKYSTFGEAALAPDGLAVVGVFLETGDEHPSMNRLTDALYMVRFKGTKAQFSCFNPKCLLPTSQHYWTYPGSLTTPPLSESVTWIVLQEPISVSERQMEKFRSLHFTSEDDERIHMVNNFRPPQPLKGRVVKASFRA
- the CA7 gene encoding carbonic anhydrase 7 isoform X3, with the protein product MTGHHGWGYGQDDGPSQWHKLYPIAQGNRQSPINIVSSQAVYSPSLQPLELSYEACTSLSIANNGHSVQVDFNDSDDRTVVTGGPLDGPYRLKQFHFHWGKKHGVGSEHTVDGKSFPSELHLVHWNAKKYSTFGEAALAPDGLAVVGVFLETGDEHPSMNRLTDALYMVRFKGTKAQFSCFNPKCLLPTSQHYWTYPGSLTTPPLSESVTWIVLQEPISVSERQVSRPRAPGGRCRPTPGSVTLRTTMPLPVVPPSRLPTFANKCSDYWLGLQLDCESLVRGHRLGGKSLDPGTTPIVFESDCYIYR
- the CA7 gene encoding carbonic anhydrase 7 isoform X2, which translates into the protein MQKEEEADSPSQWHKLYPIAQGNRQSPINIVSSQAVYSPSLQPLELSYEACTSLSIANNGHSVQVDFNDSDDRTVVTGGPLDGPYRLKQFHFHWGKKHGVGSEHTVDGKSFPSELHLVHWNAKKYSTFGEAALAPDGLAVVGVFLETGDEHPSMNRLTDALYMVRFKGTKAQFSCFNPKCLLPTSQHYWTYPGSLTTPPLSESVTWIVLQEPISVSERQALQGTESRTLLLLLRVRRHSLGVQPFQPEEDVAGVTKLLRDTWGIRVERTSGLTPLQPRPEKGTGSGQVPRITVSVHRHAQTSKETLLGFFKRAGE